In one Maniola jurtina chromosome 13, ilManJurt1.1, whole genome shotgun sequence genomic region, the following are encoded:
- the LOC123871226 gene encoding GTPase-activating protein CdGAPr isoform X5, translated as MRRVFGVCSDGWLLCGQNGSPHGSVMSCQSLAARAFAEPDKDSHCTRTTFHRTVRFSSDSRSQTTRTSNDTECKRETPGSMSLSALSVTPMSQGSAMSQSAPTASATFDIDIDSPPPPPACRFPKLEECAHFHYERVSLGGLSVELVPCDTSGDSPCEGWVCLKVRSHVNSTEDSTESRALSASWTEASDVREWTLTRNKDNFLQLDEMLHRCIYDRKVSGLPNLKECMTPELMQDETEYRQLIADYVHHLSIIADDSINCGPALNWLQMDNKGHKLLVSNEDSSSINTPAVAAAYSVRKYVSQARDEISFEVGDMISIIDMPVFSFSAGPQESIWWRGKRGFRVGFFPHHCVAVIGDKVPRHMTQPPPIVGSVAVAPIKPVLRKHGKLISLFRSFILSRPSRRSLKQQGILRERVFGCDLGEHLLNCGHDVPLVLVECSRAIERRGAVDGIYRLSGGAALTQRLRAAFDAGQPVDLAAPLQRDPHALASLLKMYFRELPNPLCTYQLYDSFVSSVQAPEEMRLRAMRDTVVKLPPPHYRTLAYLMRHLRRVSLLSESTGMTARNMAIVWAPNLLRSPKPQHALQGVAVQAVVTEFLICYAEELFAQEQGADSGPQSLEQDQYDSHVELRGLEAGRRPKSLPLNPPTKLLSLEEARRRGKSIICAETSPAPGASGAIAAAATETLRPAGHLKPKYIEVGSGPNNLPQYHTVLELPVAGSKRALKRSPSGWRGLFSRSKLQRAPARPPDTPPAQEVSVCPSALRPAKSCESLTSETDALPPLAVTAAAPLKHHTRSSSCDSYFEPWQAELAGMRLRLSPQERDHNMFSEEDDTAVQVHNAQDDSLCSSPPESGACSAAPSPRRPPRLDTDLAERKRVALEQLEQQVAQLGYIDGDPDTALPDKRPAAPKRLCKDRDSPLSSTSDFQTSLANVKLRREKVSPSYNIRDMAAMFEQKSQGTG; from the exons GGCTCTCCGCACGGCTCGGTGATGTCTTGTCAGTCGCTGGCGGCGCGCGCCTTCGCCGAGCCGGACAAGGACTCGCATTGCACCAGAACCACTTTTCACAG AACGGTGCGGTTCAGTTCAGATTCCCGCAGTCAAACCACAAGGACATCTAACGACACAGAATGCAAGCGAGAGACGCCAG GGTCAATGTCGCTCAGCGCATTGTCCGTCACGCCGATGTCGCAAGGCTCGGCCATGAGCCAGTCGGCTCCAACGGCTTCCGCCACCTTCGACATCGACATTGACTCG CCACCGCCACCGCCTGCGTGCAGGTTCCCAAAACTAGAGGAGTGTGCACACTTTCACTATGAGAGAGTGTCATTGGGCGGCCTGTCCGTCGAACTAGTGCCTTGCGATACCAGTGGAGACTCACCATGCGAAG GATGGGTATGCCTAAAGGTGAGGTCACACGTGAACTCTACGGAGGACTCGACCGAGTCTCGAGCGTTAAGCGCGAGCTGGACAGAAGCGAGTGACGTCCGGGAGTGGACGCTCACTAGAAATAAGGACAACTTCTTACAGCTGGATGAAATGTTGCACAG GTGCATATACGACCGGAAAGTGTCTGGTCTCCCGAACCTCAAAGAGTGCATGACACCAGAGCTGATGCAGGACGAGACGGAGTACAGACAGCTGATCGCAGACTACGTGCATCACCTGTCCATCATCGCGGATGACAGCATCAACTGCGGTCCCGCGCTCAACTGGCTGCAGATGGACAACAAGG GTCATAAATTATTGGTGTCGAACGAAGACTCGAGTTCTATCAACACTCCAGCCGTCGCCGCCGCTTATTCCGTCAGAAAATATGTTTCACAG GCTCGAGACGAAATAAGTTTTGAAGTTGGCGATATGATTTCGATCATTGACATGCCAG TGTTTTCCTTTTCGGCAGGCCCCCAAGAGTCGATATGGTGGCGCGGCAAGCGCGGTTTCCGCGTGGGCTTCTTCCCGCACCATTGCGTCGCGGTCATCGGAGACAAAGTGCCACGACATATGACGCAGCCGCCGCCGATCGTTGG GTCAGTAGCAGTGGCACCAATAAAGCCAGTTCTCCGCAAACACGGCAAGCTGATCTCCCTGTTCCGGAGCTTCATCCTCTCCCGACCCTCGCGCAGGAGCCTCAAGCAGCAGGGCATCCTGCGGGAGAGAGTCTTCGGCTGCGACCTGGGCGAGCATCTGCTCAACTGTGGACACGATG TGCCTCTGGTGCTGGTGGAGTGTTCGCGCGCGATCGAGCGGCGCGGCGCGGTGGACGGCATATACCGGCTGTCGGGCGGCGCGGCGCTGACGCAGCGGCTCCGCGCCGCCTTCGACGCGGGGCAGCCCGTCGACCTCGCGGCGCCTCTGCAGCGGGACCCGCACGCGCTCGCCAGCCTGCTCAAGATGTACTTCCG TGAACTACCCAACCCGCTGTGCACATACCAGCTGTACGACAGTTTCGTGTCGTCGGTGCAGGCGCCCGAAGAGATGCGGCTGCGTGCCATGAGGGACACGGTGGTCAAACTACCGCCGCCGCATTATAG GACATTAGCGTACCTAATGCGTCACCTTCGTAGAGTGTCGCTGCTGAGCGAGTCCACGGGCATGACCGCGCGCAACATGGCGATCGTCTGGGCGCCCAACCTCTTGAGGTCGCCCAAACCACAGCATGCGTTGCAAGGGGTCGCTGTACag GCGGTGGTGACGGAGTTCTTGATTTGCTACGCGGAAGAGTTATTTGCGCAGGAGCAGGGTGCTGATTCGGGCCCGCAATCATTAGAACAG GATCAATATGACTCTCACGTGGAATTAAGAGGCCTAGAAGCCGGCAGGAGGCCAAAAAGTTTACCTCTCAACCCACCCACCAAACTGTTAAGTCTCGAGGAAGCCCGTAGACGTGGGAAGTCGATAATCTGTGCGGAGACGTCGCCGGCGCCCGGGGCTTCGGGCGCCatcgccgccgccgccacggAGACCCTGCGCCCCGCGGGACACCTCAAACCCAAGTACATTGAG GTGGGTTCCGGTCCAAACAATCTACCTCAGTACCACACAGTCCTAGAACTACCAGTTGCAG GGTCAAAGAGAGCGTTAAAGCGGTCTCCGTCCGGTTGGCGAGGCCTGTTCAGCCGTAGCAAGCTTCAGCGCGCGCCCGCCCGGCCACCCGATACGCCTCCAGCACAG GAggtgtccgtctgtccatcagcGCTGCGGCCTGCCAAGTCGTGCGAGTCGCTCACCTCAGAGACTGATGCTTTACCGCCGCTGGCCGTCACCGCGGCCGCGCCCTTGAAACATCACACCAG ATCGTCGTCATGCGACTCGTACTTCGAGCCGTGGCAGGCGGAGCTGGCCGGCATGCGCCTGCGCCTGTCGCCGCAGGAGAGAGACCACAACATGTTCAGCGAAGAGGACGACACGGCCGTGCAAGTGCACAACGCACAG GACGACTCGCTGTGCTCGTCGCCGCCTGAGTCCGGCGCGTGTAGCGCCGCGCCcagcccgcgccgcccgccgcgcctaGACACAGACCTCGCCGAAAG GAAACGCGTGGCGTTGGAGCAGCTGGAGCAACAGGTGGCGCAACTCGGCTACATCGACGGCGACCCCGACACCGCGCTGCCGGACAAACGACCCGCCGCGCCTAAGAG GCTATGCAAAGATCGGGACAGCCCTCTGTCCTCCACGTCGGATTTCCAAACGTCACTCGCTAACGTCAAGCTCAG gAGAGAAAAAGTGTCACCATCATACAACATACGCGACATGGCCGCCATGTTCGAACAGAAATCACAAGGCACCGGCTGA
- the LOC123871226 gene encoding GTPase-activating protein CdGAPr isoform X4: MRRVFGVCSDGWLLCGQNGSPHGSVMSCQSLAARAFAEPDKDSHCTRTTFHRTVRFSSDSRSQTTRTSNDTECKRETPGSMSLSALSVTPMSQGSAMSQSAPTASATFDIDIDSPPPPPACRFPKLEECAHFHYERVSLGGLSVELVPCDTSGDSPCEGWVCLKVRSHVNSTEDSTESRALSASWTEASDVREWTLTRNKDNFLQLDEMLHRCIYDRKVSGLPNLKECMTPELMQDETEYRQLIADYVHHLSIIADDSINCGPALNWLQMDNKGHKLLVSNEDSSSINTPAVAAAYSVRKYVSQARDEISFEVGDMISIIDMPVFSFSAGPQESIWWRGKRGFRVGFFPHHCVAVIGDKVPRHMTQPPPIVGSVAVAPIKPVLRKHGKLISLFRSFILSRPSRRSLKQQGILRERVFGCDLGEHLLNCGHDVPLVLVECSRAIERRGAVDGIYRLSGGAALTQRLRAAFDAGQPVDLAAPLQRDPHALASLLKMYFRELPNPLCTYQLYDSFVSSVQAPEEMRLRAMRDTVVKLPPPHYRTLAYLMRHLRRVSLLSESTGMTARNMAIVWAPNLLRSPKPQHALQGVAVQAVVTEFLICYAEELFAQEQGADSGPQSLEQDQYDSHVELRGLEAGRRPKSLPLNPPTKLLSLEEARRRGKSIICAETSPAPGASGAIAAAATETLRPAGHLKPKYIEVGSGPNNLPQYHTVLELPVAGSKRALKRSPSGWRGLFSRSKLQRAPARPPDTPPAQEVSVCPSALRPAKSCESLTSETDALPPLAVTAAAPLKHHTRSSSCDSYFEPWQAELAGMRLRLSPQERDHNMFSEEDDTAVQVHNAQDDSLCSSPPESGACSAAPSPRRPPRLDTDLAERKRVALEQLEQQVAQLGYIDGDPDTALPDKRPAAPKRLCKDRDSPLSSTSDFQTSLANVKLRSDNLECDNVKGESGTHRENKKTRPGTAVCITRF; the protein is encoded by the exons GGCTCTCCGCACGGCTCGGTGATGTCTTGTCAGTCGCTGGCGGCGCGCGCCTTCGCCGAGCCGGACAAGGACTCGCATTGCACCAGAACCACTTTTCACAG AACGGTGCGGTTCAGTTCAGATTCCCGCAGTCAAACCACAAGGACATCTAACGACACAGAATGCAAGCGAGAGACGCCAG GGTCAATGTCGCTCAGCGCATTGTCCGTCACGCCGATGTCGCAAGGCTCGGCCATGAGCCAGTCGGCTCCAACGGCTTCCGCCACCTTCGACATCGACATTGACTCG CCACCGCCACCGCCTGCGTGCAGGTTCCCAAAACTAGAGGAGTGTGCACACTTTCACTATGAGAGAGTGTCATTGGGCGGCCTGTCCGTCGAACTAGTGCCTTGCGATACCAGTGGAGACTCACCATGCGAAG GATGGGTATGCCTAAAGGTGAGGTCACACGTGAACTCTACGGAGGACTCGACCGAGTCTCGAGCGTTAAGCGCGAGCTGGACAGAAGCGAGTGACGTCCGGGAGTGGACGCTCACTAGAAATAAGGACAACTTCTTACAGCTGGATGAAATGTTGCACAG GTGCATATACGACCGGAAAGTGTCTGGTCTCCCGAACCTCAAAGAGTGCATGACACCAGAGCTGATGCAGGACGAGACGGAGTACAGACAGCTGATCGCAGACTACGTGCATCACCTGTCCATCATCGCGGATGACAGCATCAACTGCGGTCCCGCGCTCAACTGGCTGCAGATGGACAACAAGG GTCATAAATTATTGGTGTCGAACGAAGACTCGAGTTCTATCAACACTCCAGCCGTCGCCGCCGCTTATTCCGTCAGAAAATATGTTTCACAG GCTCGAGACGAAATAAGTTTTGAAGTTGGCGATATGATTTCGATCATTGACATGCCAG TGTTTTCCTTTTCGGCAGGCCCCCAAGAGTCGATATGGTGGCGCGGCAAGCGCGGTTTCCGCGTGGGCTTCTTCCCGCACCATTGCGTCGCGGTCATCGGAGACAAAGTGCCACGACATATGACGCAGCCGCCGCCGATCGTTGG GTCAGTAGCAGTGGCACCAATAAAGCCAGTTCTCCGCAAACACGGCAAGCTGATCTCCCTGTTCCGGAGCTTCATCCTCTCCCGACCCTCGCGCAGGAGCCTCAAGCAGCAGGGCATCCTGCGGGAGAGAGTCTTCGGCTGCGACCTGGGCGAGCATCTGCTCAACTGTGGACACGATG TGCCTCTGGTGCTGGTGGAGTGTTCGCGCGCGATCGAGCGGCGCGGCGCGGTGGACGGCATATACCGGCTGTCGGGCGGCGCGGCGCTGACGCAGCGGCTCCGCGCCGCCTTCGACGCGGGGCAGCCCGTCGACCTCGCGGCGCCTCTGCAGCGGGACCCGCACGCGCTCGCCAGCCTGCTCAAGATGTACTTCCG TGAACTACCCAACCCGCTGTGCACATACCAGCTGTACGACAGTTTCGTGTCGTCGGTGCAGGCGCCCGAAGAGATGCGGCTGCGTGCCATGAGGGACACGGTGGTCAAACTACCGCCGCCGCATTATAG GACATTAGCGTACCTAATGCGTCACCTTCGTAGAGTGTCGCTGCTGAGCGAGTCCACGGGCATGACCGCGCGCAACATGGCGATCGTCTGGGCGCCCAACCTCTTGAGGTCGCCCAAACCACAGCATGCGTTGCAAGGGGTCGCTGTACag GCGGTGGTGACGGAGTTCTTGATTTGCTACGCGGAAGAGTTATTTGCGCAGGAGCAGGGTGCTGATTCGGGCCCGCAATCATTAGAACAG GATCAATATGACTCTCACGTGGAATTAAGAGGCCTAGAAGCCGGCAGGAGGCCAAAAAGTTTACCTCTCAACCCACCCACCAAACTGTTAAGTCTCGAGGAAGCCCGTAGACGTGGGAAGTCGATAATCTGTGCGGAGACGTCGCCGGCGCCCGGGGCTTCGGGCGCCatcgccgccgccgccacggAGACCCTGCGCCCCGCGGGACACCTCAAACCCAAGTACATTGAG GTGGGTTCCGGTCCAAACAATCTACCTCAGTACCACACAGTCCTAGAACTACCAGTTGCAG GGTCAAAGAGAGCGTTAAAGCGGTCTCCGTCCGGTTGGCGAGGCCTGTTCAGCCGTAGCAAGCTTCAGCGCGCGCCCGCCCGGCCACCCGATACGCCTCCAGCACAG GAggtgtccgtctgtccatcagcGCTGCGGCCTGCCAAGTCGTGCGAGTCGCTCACCTCAGAGACTGATGCTTTACCGCCGCTGGCCGTCACCGCGGCCGCGCCCTTGAAACATCACACCAG ATCGTCGTCATGCGACTCGTACTTCGAGCCGTGGCAGGCGGAGCTGGCCGGCATGCGCCTGCGCCTGTCGCCGCAGGAGAGAGACCACAACATGTTCAGCGAAGAGGACGACACGGCCGTGCAAGTGCACAACGCACAG GACGACTCGCTGTGCTCGTCGCCGCCTGAGTCCGGCGCGTGTAGCGCCGCGCCcagcccgcgccgcccgccgcgcctaGACACAGACCTCGCCGAAAG GAAACGCGTGGCGTTGGAGCAGCTGGAGCAACAGGTGGCGCAACTCGGCTACATCGACGGCGACCCCGACACCGCGCTGCCGGACAAACGACCCGCCGCGCCTAAGAG GCTATGCAAAGATCGGGACAGCCCTCTGTCCTCCACGTCGGATTTCCAAACGTCACTCGCTAACGTCAAGCTCAG GTCCGACAATTTAGAGTGTGACAATGTAAAAGGAG AGAGCGGAACTCACCGCGAAAACAAAAAAACTCGGCCCGGTACAGCGGTATGCATCACCCGGTTCTAA
- the LOC123871226 gene encoding GTPase-activating protein CdGAPr isoform X1, with translation MRRVFGVCSDGWLLCGQNGSPHGSVMSCQSLAARAFAEPDKDSHCTRTTFHRTVRFSSDSRSQTTRTSNDTECKRETPGSMSLSALSVTPMSQGSAMSQSAPTASATFDIDIDSPPPPPACRFPKLEECAHFHYERVSLGGLSVELVPCDTSGDSPCEGWVCLKVRSHVNSTEDSTESRALSASWTEASDVREWTLTRNKDNFLQLDEMLHRCIYDRKVSGLPNLKECMTPELMQDETEYRQLIADYVHHLSIIADDSINCGPALNWLQMDNKGHKLLVSNEDSSSINTPAVAAAYSVRKYVSQARDEISFEVGDMISIIDMPVFSFSAGPQESIWWRGKRGFRVGFFPHHCVAVIGDKVPRHMTQPPPIVGSVAVAPIKPVLRKHGKLISLFRSFILSRPSRRSLKQQGILRERVFGCDLGEHLLNCGHDVPLVLVECSRAIERRGAVDGIYRLSGGAALTQRLRAAFDAGQPVDLAAPLQRDPHALASLLKMYFRELPNPLCTYQLYDSFVSSVQAPEEMRLRAMRDTVVKLPPPHYRTLAYLMRHLRRVSLLSESTGMTARNMAIVWAPNLLRSPKPQHALQGVAVQAVVTEFLICYAEELFAQEQGADSGPQSLEQDQYDSHVELRGLEAGRRPKSLPLNPPTKLLSLEEARRRGKSIICAETSPAPGASGAIAAAATETLRPAGHLKPKYIEVGSGPNNLPQYHTVLELPVAGSKRALKRSPSGWRGLFSRSKLQRAPARPPDTPPAQEVSVCPSALRPAKSCESLTSETDALPPLAVTAAAPLKHHTRSSSCDSYFEPWQAELAGMRLRLSPQERDHNMFSEEDDTAVQVHNAQDDSLCSSPPESGACSAAPSPRRPPRLDTDLAERKRVALEQLEQQVAQLGYIDGDPDTALPDKRPAAPKRLCKDRDSPLSSTSDFQTSLANVKLRERNSPRKQKNSARYSGMHHPVLNDPEKSVTRLTWHGKDGHSTLIKIDWPAENSSISNLTTSTLNSGPVTPVTPIYDPLESDSEVSDNRHTITIKSNNCDNCDEEKCLKCELKATDYENVKDLARDYSEQNLHDSLEASPLHSTDISYQNLNRLSAVSTSSNSDQNSHKKESEFMKIMTSSHESSSSYSNVSFKQDELYECYNFTRPNYINLSSSTSKSSPGSPLKSPLKSTISITFRSPVKSKADDYEPIGNMDTPTNERDSVYEDIDLEKNLSIVEDATIPQTDASLPTQQACQPDDFNHDLIILETPTESSVDDNLDVYSQVKFFRKSIEEVNAMLLESPEKEICSVYENIEFEETRQRDYENINVDTLKICDKVEISSDKENESLEKENGNVIKPTVATKNLNVRELAIRFESPTEQKGPFNFDKFKTEVKYPTLERTEEKTERKKDTKPPPISPKTYKLSKNSNARSLDENAFVKEFGNEKDRRKSLEVKDVKRQAKYLPDLNLNTEEPETKLESITPTTENKLSLIQRFDIKRPTDLKNLIGFDTEKKLSRERIEKYKEERRNFLREKYSSQSFRSNPEQLTRIKLKKDEKDCERLKEELPKFERRNTVDLGQRMRFSLARSANNLDTIPSPISPGDEMPRNGDTADRNRQERREKVSPSYNIRDMAAMFEQKSQGTG, from the exons GGCTCTCCGCACGGCTCGGTGATGTCTTGTCAGTCGCTGGCGGCGCGCGCCTTCGCCGAGCCGGACAAGGACTCGCATTGCACCAGAACCACTTTTCACAG AACGGTGCGGTTCAGTTCAGATTCCCGCAGTCAAACCACAAGGACATCTAACGACACAGAATGCAAGCGAGAGACGCCAG GGTCAATGTCGCTCAGCGCATTGTCCGTCACGCCGATGTCGCAAGGCTCGGCCATGAGCCAGTCGGCTCCAACGGCTTCCGCCACCTTCGACATCGACATTGACTCG CCACCGCCACCGCCTGCGTGCAGGTTCCCAAAACTAGAGGAGTGTGCACACTTTCACTATGAGAGAGTGTCATTGGGCGGCCTGTCCGTCGAACTAGTGCCTTGCGATACCAGTGGAGACTCACCATGCGAAG GATGGGTATGCCTAAAGGTGAGGTCACACGTGAACTCTACGGAGGACTCGACCGAGTCTCGAGCGTTAAGCGCGAGCTGGACAGAAGCGAGTGACGTCCGGGAGTGGACGCTCACTAGAAATAAGGACAACTTCTTACAGCTGGATGAAATGTTGCACAG GTGCATATACGACCGGAAAGTGTCTGGTCTCCCGAACCTCAAAGAGTGCATGACACCAGAGCTGATGCAGGACGAGACGGAGTACAGACAGCTGATCGCAGACTACGTGCATCACCTGTCCATCATCGCGGATGACAGCATCAACTGCGGTCCCGCGCTCAACTGGCTGCAGATGGACAACAAGG GTCATAAATTATTGGTGTCGAACGAAGACTCGAGTTCTATCAACACTCCAGCCGTCGCCGCCGCTTATTCCGTCAGAAAATATGTTTCACAG GCTCGAGACGAAATAAGTTTTGAAGTTGGCGATATGATTTCGATCATTGACATGCCAG TGTTTTCCTTTTCGGCAGGCCCCCAAGAGTCGATATGGTGGCGCGGCAAGCGCGGTTTCCGCGTGGGCTTCTTCCCGCACCATTGCGTCGCGGTCATCGGAGACAAAGTGCCACGACATATGACGCAGCCGCCGCCGATCGTTGG GTCAGTAGCAGTGGCACCAATAAAGCCAGTTCTCCGCAAACACGGCAAGCTGATCTCCCTGTTCCGGAGCTTCATCCTCTCCCGACCCTCGCGCAGGAGCCTCAAGCAGCAGGGCATCCTGCGGGAGAGAGTCTTCGGCTGCGACCTGGGCGAGCATCTGCTCAACTGTGGACACGATG TGCCTCTGGTGCTGGTGGAGTGTTCGCGCGCGATCGAGCGGCGCGGCGCGGTGGACGGCATATACCGGCTGTCGGGCGGCGCGGCGCTGACGCAGCGGCTCCGCGCCGCCTTCGACGCGGGGCAGCCCGTCGACCTCGCGGCGCCTCTGCAGCGGGACCCGCACGCGCTCGCCAGCCTGCTCAAGATGTACTTCCG TGAACTACCCAACCCGCTGTGCACATACCAGCTGTACGACAGTTTCGTGTCGTCGGTGCAGGCGCCCGAAGAGATGCGGCTGCGTGCCATGAGGGACACGGTGGTCAAACTACCGCCGCCGCATTATAG GACATTAGCGTACCTAATGCGTCACCTTCGTAGAGTGTCGCTGCTGAGCGAGTCCACGGGCATGACCGCGCGCAACATGGCGATCGTCTGGGCGCCCAACCTCTTGAGGTCGCCCAAACCACAGCATGCGTTGCAAGGGGTCGCTGTACag GCGGTGGTGACGGAGTTCTTGATTTGCTACGCGGAAGAGTTATTTGCGCAGGAGCAGGGTGCTGATTCGGGCCCGCAATCATTAGAACAG GATCAATATGACTCTCACGTGGAATTAAGAGGCCTAGAAGCCGGCAGGAGGCCAAAAAGTTTACCTCTCAACCCACCCACCAAACTGTTAAGTCTCGAGGAAGCCCGTAGACGTGGGAAGTCGATAATCTGTGCGGAGACGTCGCCGGCGCCCGGGGCTTCGGGCGCCatcgccgccgccgccacggAGACCCTGCGCCCCGCGGGACACCTCAAACCCAAGTACATTGAG GTGGGTTCCGGTCCAAACAATCTACCTCAGTACCACACAGTCCTAGAACTACCAGTTGCAG GGTCAAAGAGAGCGTTAAAGCGGTCTCCGTCCGGTTGGCGAGGCCTGTTCAGCCGTAGCAAGCTTCAGCGCGCGCCCGCCCGGCCACCCGATACGCCTCCAGCACAG GAggtgtccgtctgtccatcagcGCTGCGGCCTGCCAAGTCGTGCGAGTCGCTCACCTCAGAGACTGATGCTTTACCGCCGCTGGCCGTCACCGCGGCCGCGCCCTTGAAACATCACACCAG ATCGTCGTCATGCGACTCGTACTTCGAGCCGTGGCAGGCGGAGCTGGCCGGCATGCGCCTGCGCCTGTCGCCGCAGGAGAGAGACCACAACATGTTCAGCGAAGAGGACGACACGGCCGTGCAAGTGCACAACGCACAG GACGACTCGCTGTGCTCGTCGCCGCCTGAGTCCGGCGCGTGTAGCGCCGCGCCcagcccgcgccgcccgccgcgcctaGACACAGACCTCGCCGAAAG GAAACGCGTGGCGTTGGAGCAGCTGGAGCAACAGGTGGCGCAACTCGGCTACATCGACGGCGACCCCGACACCGCGCTGCCGGACAAACGACCCGCCGCGCCTAAGAG GCTATGCAAAGATCGGGACAGCCCTCTGTCCTCCACGTCGGATTTCCAAACGTCACTCGCTAACGTCAAGCTCAG AGAGCGGAACTCACCGCGAAAACAAAAAAACTCGGCCCGGTACAGCGGTATGCATCACCCGGTTCTAAACGATCCAGAAAAATCTGTTACGAGGCTGACATGGCACGGCAAAGACGGACACTCGACACTAATCAAAATAGACTGGCCTGCAGAAAACTCTTCCATAAGCAATCTGACTACAAGCACTTTAAACTCGGGCCCCGTAACGCCTGTGACTCCAATTTACGATCCGCTAGAAAGCGATTCTGAAGTCAGCGACAACAGACACACTATCACTATCAAAAGCAACAATTGTGACAACTGTGACGAGGAAAAGTGCCTCAAATGCGAACTGAAAGCGACGGACTACGAAAACGTCAAAGACTTGGCGCGGGATTACTCAGAGCAGAACTTACACGATAGCCTCGAAGCTAGCCCCTTGCATTCCACTGACATAAGCTACCAAAACCTCAATAGACTTTCAGCAGTTTCCACGTCATCAAACTCCGATCAGAACTCGCATAAAAAAGAGAGcgaatttatgaaaataatgacGTCGTCCCACGAGAGCTCGTCCAGCTACTCCAACGTCAGTTTTAAACAGGACGAATTGTACGAATGCTACAATTTCACGAGGCCAAATTATATAAACCTATCTTCCAGTACATCAAAAAGCTCCCCCGGTAGCCCCTTAAAAAGTCCCCTGAAATCGACCATAAGTATAACATTCCGATCGCCAGTGAAATCTAAAGCAGATGATTATGAACCGATCGGGAATATGGACACTCCAACCAATGAAAGAGATTCCGTATACGAGGATATAGATCTTGAGAAAAATTTGTCTATAGTTGAGgacgctacgataccacagacagacgCAAGTCTGCCGACGCAGCAAGCTTGTCAACCCGACGATTTTAACCACGATTTGATCATCCTGGAAACTCCGACAGAATCCAGCGTAGATGACAACTTAGATGTGTACAGTCAAGTGAAATTCTTTAGGAAAAGCATAGAAGAAGTAAATGCTATGTTATTAGAATCTCCGGAAAAGGAGATTTGCTCTGTGTATGAAAATATAGAGTTCGAGGAAACTAGACAGCGCGATTACGAAAACATTAACGTTGATACTCTAAAAATCTGTGATAAAGTAGAAATAAGTAGTGATAAAGAGAACGAAAGTTTGGAAAAAGAGAACGGAAACGTTATAAAACCGACGGTTGCGACTAAGAACTTGAATGTTAGAGAACTGGCGATACGCTTCGAGAGTCCCACGGAACAAAAGGGGCCGTTTAACTTCGATAAATTCAAAACTGAAGTTAAGTATCCCACTTTAGAAAGAACAGAGGAAAAAACCGAAAGAAAGAAAGACACGAAACCGCCTCCGATTTCTCCGAAAACTTACAAATTATCCAAAAATTCGAATGCCAGATCTTTGGATGAGAATGCGTTCGTCAAAGAGTTTGGCAATGAAAAAGATAGGAGAAAAAGTTTAGAAGTGAAAGATGTGAAGCGACAAGCTAAATATTTGCCCGATCTAAACTTAAATACGGAGGAGCCGGAGACCAAGTTGGAAAGTATTACGCCTACGACGGAAAATAAACTATCTCTAATACAAAGATTCGATATAAAAAGGCCCACCGACTTAAAAAACTTAATCGGTTTCGATACGGAAAAGAAGTTGAGTAGGGAACGTATCGAAAAATATAAGGAAGAGAGGCGTAATTTTTTAAGGGAAAAGTATAGTTCGCAATCCTTTAGAAGTAATCCTGAACAACTGACGAGGATCAAGCTGAAGAAGGATGAAAAAGACTGTGAGAGACTGAAAGAGGAGTTACCTAAGTTTGAGAGGAGGAACACGGTTGATTTGGGCCAAAGGATGAGGTTTTCCTTGGCGAGAAGTGCCAATAACTTGGACACCATTCCATCTCCTATTAGTCCTGGAGATGAAATGCCCAGGAACGGGGACACTGCTGATAGAAACCGCCAGGAAAG gAGAGAAAAAGTGTCACCATCATACAACATACGCGACATGGCCGCCATGTTCGAACAGAAATCACAAGGCACCGGCTGA